A stretch of Acaryochloris thomasi RCC1774 DNA encodes these proteins:
- the bicA gene encoding bicarbonate transporter BicA: MQLVNRIHFRNWRGDLFGGLTAAVIALPMALAFGVATGAGATAGLYGAVLIGLFASLFGGTPALISEPTGPMTVVMTAAIANLVAANPENGLELAFTTVMMAGLLQIGFGLLKLGRYVTLMPYTVISGFMSGIGIILLILQLAPFLGQPAPPGGVIGTLEQLPQILSNINPIETLLAGLTVAIIFFTPNAISRWVPAQLVALLLGTCVPLLFFPNLELRQIQDLGEFSTRLPYLHTPTFRTSQLQMMLTNAAVLAMLGSIDALLTSVVADSLTRTEHDSDKELIGQGIGNLAAGLFGGIPGAGATMGTVVNIQAGGKTILSGLIRALILVIVVLGAGNLMQSIPLAVLAGIVFKVGLDIVDWGFLKRAHKISSKGALITYSVIFLTVFVDLIVAVGVGVFVADTLTIDRLSKLRSKGVKTITDADDEIDLSDQERRLLDQAKGRVLIFQLSGPMIFGVAKAISREHQALENCDVLILDLTNVPHLGVTSSLALENALQEAAEKNRTIFLVGAKEQSRSRLNRLEVLSLIPENRRLQSRTEALEIAVGLVNV; the protein is encoded by the coding sequence ATGCAGCTTGTAAATCGAATTCACTTCAGGAACTGGCGAGGTGATTTATTCGGTGGTTTGACGGCAGCCGTCATTGCGCTGCCGATGGCCCTTGCGTTTGGAGTTGCCACAGGGGCTGGAGCAACTGCGGGTCTCTACGGAGCCGTTTTGATTGGCCTGTTTGCGTCACTATTCGGAGGCACTCCCGCTCTGATCTCAGAGCCAACGGGGCCAATGACGGTGGTGATGACAGCTGCGATCGCAAATCTAGTAGCCGCCAATCCCGAAAATGGTCTAGAGCTGGCCTTCACAACCGTCATGATGGCAGGCCTCCTGCAAATTGGGTTCGGCCTCTTAAAGCTAGGTCGCTACGTAACGTTGATGCCCTACACCGTGATCTCAGGCTTTATGTCAGGGATCGGCATCATCTTGCTTATTCTACAGTTGGCCCCTTTTCTCGGGCAGCCAGCCCCTCCCGGTGGCGTCATTGGAACGCTAGAGCAACTCCCCCAGATCTTAAGTAACATCAACCCGATTGAGACGCTGCTGGCCGGCCTCACGGTCGCTATTATTTTCTTTACGCCTAATGCTATCTCACGCTGGGTCCCCGCACAGTTGGTGGCATTATTGCTGGGCACTTGCGTCCCGCTACTCTTCTTTCCGAATCTAGAGCTGCGCCAAATTCAAGATTTAGGGGAATTTAGTACCCGTCTGCCCTATCTGCATACACCCACCTTTAGAACCAGTCAGCTCCAGATGATGCTCACCAATGCAGCTGTGCTCGCCATGCTGGGTTCCATTGATGCTCTGCTGACCTCTGTAGTGGCTGACAGCTTGACACGAACAGAGCACGACTCAGACAAAGAACTGATCGGCCAAGGTATCGGGAATTTGGCCGCAGGACTGTTCGGCGGCATTCCTGGTGCAGGAGCAACAATGGGAACCGTCGTTAATATTCAAGCAGGCGGCAAAACGATACTGTCAGGTCTCATCCGAGCGCTGATTCTGGTGATCGTCGTGCTCGGTGCAGGGAACCTCATGCAGTCTATTCCCTTGGCAGTTTTAGCGGGTATCGTCTTCAAAGTAGGGCTAGATATTGTTGACTGGGGCTTCTTGAAGCGTGCCCATAAGATCTCCAGTAAAGGAGCCCTAATCACCTACAGTGTTATCTTTCTAACCGTCTTTGTGGATTTGATTGTAGCCGTCGGCGTCGGGGTCTTTGTCGCAGATACGTTGACGATTGATCGACTCAGCAAGCTGCGCTCTAAGGGGGTAAAAACCATCACCGATGCCGATGACGAGATTGACCTGAGCGATCAGGAAAGACGGCTACTCGATCAGGCAAAGGGACGGGTTTTAATCTTTCAGCTCAGCGGTCCTATGATTTTCGGGGTCGCGAAAGCTATCTCGCGCGAGCATCAGGCCCTAGAAAACTGCGACGTGCTGATTTTAGATTTAACAAACGTGCCTCACTTGGGCGTCACCTCTTCTTTGGCATTGGAGAATGCGCTGCAAGAGGCAGCAGAGAAGAATCGCACGATCTTTTTAGTAGGCGCAAAAGAGCAGAGTCGCAGTCGCCTAAATCGCCTAGAGGTGCTGAGTTTGATTCCAGAAAATCGTCGGTTGCAAAGCCGAACTGAGGCTCTAGAGATAGCTGTGGGGCTGGTCAACGTGTAG
- a CDS encoding glutamate synthase subunit beta, giving the protein MGKPTGFIEFVREIPTDRPPLERIKNWDEFHEHLPEERLKNQGARCMDCGTPFCHTGTVISNMASGCPINNLIPEWNDLVYRGLWREALERLHKTNNFPEFTGRVCPAPCEGSCVLGINNPPVTIKNIEQTIVDHGWQNGWIQPEPPEKRTGKKVAVIGSGPAGLCAAAQLNKAGHWVTVLERADRPGGLLTYGIPNMKLEKEQVVMRRVKLLEEEGIKFVCNTEVGKDLPAESLLKDFDAVVLCTGSTRPRDLPIEGRDLKGIHFAMDFLTANTQAVMDPSLNDQVISAREQDVVVIGGGDTGTDCVGTSIRHNCKSLVQLEIMPKPPEERAASNPWPEWPKVYRLDYGQEEAAAVFGDDPRGYLTMTTKFEGDENGHVKALHTVEVNWQKDEQGRFTPVHVTGSEKVIPAQLVLLAMGFLGPEQPLLDSLKLDLDPRGNVKAEHENYTTSIPGVFAAGDCRRGQSLVVWAFNEGRGAARECDRYLMGHTDLP; this is encoded by the coding sequence ATGGGCAAACCAACCGGCTTCATTGAATTTGTTCGAGAGATTCCCACAGATCGCCCGCCCCTGGAGCGCATTAAGAACTGGGATGAATTCCACGAGCATCTACCGGAAGAGCGACTGAAGAATCAAGGTGCCAGATGCATGGACTGTGGCACCCCGTTCTGCCACACCGGTACCGTAATTAGCAATATGGCCAGCGGTTGCCCCATTAATAACCTCATTCCCGAATGGAACGATCTCGTCTATCGAGGACTGTGGCGTGAAGCACTTGAGCGTCTGCACAAAACCAATAATTTCCCTGAGTTTACGGGACGGGTCTGTCCAGCACCCTGTGAAGGTTCCTGCGTGTTGGGGATTAACAATCCACCAGTCACCATTAAGAACATTGAGCAAACCATTGTCGACCACGGCTGGCAAAATGGCTGGATTCAGCCCGAGCCTCCGGAGAAACGCACCGGCAAGAAAGTGGCGGTTATTGGTTCCGGCCCCGCTGGACTGTGTGCCGCAGCTCAACTCAATAAAGCGGGCCACTGGGTCACTGTATTAGAGCGAGCCGATCGCCCCGGCGGCTTGCTCACCTACGGCATTCCCAATATGAAGCTTGAGAAGGAGCAGGTGGTGATGCGCCGCGTCAAACTACTTGAAGAAGAGGGCATCAAATTTGTCTGCAACACCGAAGTGGGCAAAGATTTACCCGCTGAATCGCTCCTCAAAGATTTTGATGCAGTGGTTCTCTGCACTGGATCGACTCGTCCCCGTGACTTACCGATTGAGGGCCGAGATCTGAAGGGCATCCACTTTGCAATGGATTTCTTAACTGCCAATACCCAGGCGGTCATGGATCCGAGCCTCAACGATCAGGTTATTTCTGCCCGTGAGCAAGATGTCGTGGTCATTGGTGGAGGAGACACGGGGACGGACTGCGTAGGTACCTCCATCCGCCACAACTGCAAGAGTTTAGTGCAGCTTGAGATTATGCCAAAGCCCCCAGAAGAGCGGGCTGCCAGCAATCCCTGGCCTGAATGGCCGAAGGTCTACCGCCTGGATTACGGCCAAGAAGAGGCAGCCGCGGTCTTTGGTGATGACCCCAGAGGGTACTTAACGATGACCACTAAGTTTGAAGGCGATGAAAACGGCCACGTTAAGGCACTACATACGGTTGAAGTTAACTGGCAAAAAGATGAACAAGGCCGATTCACTCCCGTTCATGTGACCGGCTCTGAGAAGGTAATCCCCGCCCAGCTTGTTCTACTGGCGATGGGATTTTTAGGACCAGAGCAGCCCTTGTTAGATTCACTGAAGCTTGATCTTGATCCCCGTGGTAACGTCAAAGCAGAGCATGAAAACTATACGACTAGTATTCCGGGGGTGTTTGCTGCTGGAGACTGTCGTAGGGGCCAGAGCCTAGTGGTTTGGGCCTTTAATGAAGGTCGAGGTGCGGCCAGGGAATGCGATCGCTACCTGATGGGCCACACCGATTTACCTTAA
- a CDS encoding CPBP family intramembrane glutamic endopeptidase, which translates to MNLQLAHRSAPVRLAVFMGLLLLIWSLPALAITQIWGAGPAALILLYVLFICGLQIWSKKLYGYAQPLQHYGLEITQSNAINLCLGLAIGGLSLGLMLNVEALFGWLTWRQPPGLSVALTGLGVAIAVGFAEELLFRGWLLDELERDYSPNLALLIGSAIFAALHYIKPWSEIVQNWPQAFGLFLLGITLVWSKRGCRGRLGLAIGLHAGLVWAYYCVDVGNWLAYTGLVPAWITGINENPLAGLMGLLCLSSIALNIRYWTTRKTFQKRP; encoded by the coding sequence GTGAACCTGCAGCTCGCGCATCGTTCAGCCCCGGTACGGCTCGCCGTTTTTATGGGACTGCTGCTGCTCATCTGGAGCCTTCCCGCTCTAGCCATCACACAAATCTGGGGAGCAGGCCCTGCAGCGCTGATTTTGCTCTACGTGCTGTTCATCTGCGGCTTACAGATCTGGTCAAAGAAACTCTACGGCTACGCTCAACCGCTTCAGCACTACGGTCTCGAAATTACCCAAAGCAACGCGATCAATCTATGCCTGGGTCTGGCGATTGGGGGGCTTTCCCTGGGTTTGATGCTGAACGTAGAGGCGCTGTTCGGATGGTTGACCTGGCGTCAGCCACCTGGGTTATCAGTCGCCTTGACGGGCCTGGGAGTTGCGATCGCAGTCGGCTTTGCCGAAGAGCTGTTGTTTCGAGGTTGGCTTTTAGATGAGCTAGAACGCGACTATTCACCCAATCTAGCCCTGCTGATCGGCAGCGCTATCTTTGCCGCACTGCACTACATCAAGCCCTGGTCAGAAATCGTCCAAAACTGGCCCCAAGCCTTTGGTTTATTCCTGCTTGGCATCACACTGGTATGGAGTAAACGAGGCTGCAGGGGTCGTTTAGGTCTCGCCATCGGTCTCCATGCTGGCCTCGTCTGGGCCTATTACTGCGTGGATGTCGGTAACTGGCTTGCCTACACAGGATTAGTCCCCGCCTGGATTACGGGCATCAACGAAAATCCCTTGGCGGGCTTGATGGGACTACTTTGCCTCAGCAGTATTGCTCTCAACATCCGGTATTGGACAACACGCAAGACATTCCAAAAGCGCCCTTAA
- the clpS gene encoding ATP-dependent Clp protease adapter ClpS: MSVETLDKQETIRKIAPRYRVLLHNDDFNSMEHVVEVLLKTVNSLTQPQAVSIMMEAHANGIALVTVCDLEPAEFYCETMKMNGLTSTIEPDE, translated from the coding sequence ATGTCTGTTGAAACCCTCGACAAACAAGAAACCATCCGTAAAATCGCCCCGCGATATCGCGTCTTGCTTCACAACGATGACTTCAACTCCATGGAGCATGTGGTTGAAGTGCTGCTCAAGACCGTCAATAGTCTCACCCAGCCCCAAGCCGTGAGCATCATGATGGAGGCCCATGCCAACGGCATTGCCCTTGTCACTGTTTGCGACCTTGAGCCCGCAGAGTTCTACTGTGAAACGATGAAAATGAATGGCTTAACAAGCACCATTGAGCCAGATGAATAA
- a CDS encoding ATP-binding response regulator encodes MSPQSLKAYVQTVLACKHPIDLDEVLAKLRQANSAASSSKAPLGSTTIAHLVVFDRSTHPVGCVPIAKLITAFPQLPAAGVLLEPIACLPESTSLPEFWEKLQTLSPDETVHWGVTDTDENFLGLVDLEKILPALARGQTLSAKSVVAETHNPASAIATQRLILENRLKDKLLAEISHDLKNPLTAILGLFNILQQSKLEHITDRQQQYLKLIDEKTQQLMTVVQEIMLLSQLQNQQRTLQLEVVELSFLCEQVIASCTQSSRTSVVQLHIDQQIPPLIADLSCLQKILSSLIKQMLALSKKQITLQVEQWGGWIAFTASTQAPTAEPSAIKKRSAVPLDSENNRLDQYLAHQLARLHQGAISVFTNARGSRQVTLLIPPNLASLRAGNTQIAQLSQRLALVVAQDLEIIEALKAALQEQGYRVAIAQSGLAALNLPHQLQPAVVFLEQSFALPSGGDTLALIKDSAPVILLGKASAQHEAQAVLSQPITHQAVADCLDIVQKRVAPPSSPTKAVPNKQPEYDRNLRASTSQKRDKLTILQLETSSTRSPAITSSQHLNQQGCRVISIENLEEAALLLQIWNPQVILYTDTDPAQLQQLNQNSPLIQLPIVVTAPNVAAQARHIPYLDVYEYSASSVSQTSETGSKTLVQVLQTVAGIR; translated from the coding sequence GTGTCACCCCAAAGCCTGAAGGCATATGTGCAGACTGTTCTGGCTTGCAAACATCCCATTGACCTAGACGAGGTGCTAGCAAAGCTCCGTCAAGCAAACAGTGCAGCCTCTAGCTCAAAGGCACCTTTGGGTTCAACTACGATCGCCCATCTAGTCGTATTTGATCGCTCGACACACCCCGTCGGTTGTGTACCCATTGCCAAGCTCATAACGGCTTTTCCTCAGTTGCCTGCTGCTGGCGTGCTTTTAGAACCCATAGCCTGCTTACCTGAAAGCACTTCGCTACCGGAATTTTGGGAAAAGCTACAGACTTTATCGCCGGATGAAACAGTGCACTGGGGGGTAACAGACACTGATGAGAATTTTCTTGGGCTGGTCGATTTAGAGAAAATCTTACCTGCTCTGGCCCGTGGCCAAACACTCTCGGCTAAAAGTGTGGTAGCAGAGACCCATAATCCAGCAAGTGCGATCGCAACACAGCGGCTTATTCTTGAAAATCGTTTGAAAGATAAGTTGCTAGCAGAAATTAGCCATGACCTCAAAAACCCGCTCACGGCTATTCTGGGTCTGTTTAATATCCTTCAGCAGAGCAAGCTAGAACACATTACCGATCGCCAGCAGCAATATCTCAAGCTCATTGACGAAAAAACGCAGCAGTTAATGACGGTTGTGCAAGAGATCATGCTTCTGAGTCAGCTGCAAAATCAGCAGCGAACGCTGCAGCTTGAAGTAGTAGAGCTCTCTTTTCTTTGCGAACAGGTGATTGCCTCCTGCACACAATCCTCCCGAACATCTGTGGTTCAGCTCCATATTGATCAGCAAATTCCCCCTCTCATAGCTGATTTAAGCTGCCTGCAAAAGATCCTCAGCTCGTTAATCAAACAGATGCTGGCGCTGTCAAAAAAACAAATCACACTCCAAGTCGAGCAGTGGGGCGGATGGATTGCCTTTACGGCTTCAACCCAGGCTCCTACGGCAGAACCTAGCGCCATCAAGAAACGTAGTGCAGTCCCCCTCGATTCTGAGAACAATCGGTTAGATCAGTATTTAGCCCATCAACTTGCCCGCTTACATCAGGGTGCTATTTCTGTATTCACGAACGCTAGGGGCAGCCGTCAGGTCACCTTGCTCATTCCACCGAATCTCGCATCACTGCGAGCAGGCAACACTCAAATCGCTCAGTTGAGTCAGCGTCTTGCCCTGGTTGTGGCCCAAGATCTAGAGATTATCGAAGCTTTGAAAGCTGCTCTGCAAGAACAAGGATATCGAGTTGCGATCGCACAATCCGGCCTTGCGGCTCTAAACCTACCCCACCAACTTCAGCCCGCAGTTGTTTTTCTAGAACAATCCTTTGCTTTACCCTCTGGAGGCGACACACTCGCGCTAATCAAAGACAGCGCCCCTGTCATCCTCCTGGGGAAGGCCTCTGCACAACATGAGGCTCAGGCAGTTTTAAGCCAACCCATCACCCACCAAGCCGTCGCAGACTGTCTAGACATTGTACAAAAGCGCGTTGCTCCCCCCTCGTCACCCACCAAAGCGGTCCCCAATAAACAACCTGAGTACGATCGCAACCTTAGGGCTTCAACCTCCCAAAAGAGGGACAAACTGACAATCCTGCAGCTAGAGACAAGCTCTACCCGCTCGCCCGCCATCACCAGTAGTCAGCACCTCAACCAACAGGGTTGCCGCGTGATTTCCATAGAGAATCTCGAAGAAGCGGCCCTACTGCTGCAGATCTGGAACCCCCAAGTCATTCTGTATACGGATACTGACCCCGCTCAACTCCAGCAGCTCAATCAGAATTCGCCCCTCATACAGTTGCCAATTGTAGTCACAGCTCCCAATGTTGCCGCCCAAGCGCGTCATATCCCCTATTTAGACGTTTATGAATACTCCGCTTCTTCCGTCTCTCAGACATCAGAGACCGGCTCAAAGACTCTCGTTCAGGTCTTACAGACCGTAGCTGGCATTCGCTAA
- the mgtE gene encoding magnesium transporter gives MAENTQNLQIQSISRRELRELVRSQLLMLLERNNLEGAKALLVPVQPADIAEAIEELPEAMQAIAFRLLPKDEAIEVYENLNSAVQQALIEDFKRQDVLDIVDKMSPDDRVRLFDELPAKIVTRIQEQLSPMERQATALLLGYEADTAGRIMTPEYVSLKENITVFQALDRIRQLARFTETVYYLYVTDTARHLTGTLSLRELVTATPEQKVADIMTRDAVFVSTDTDQEEVARTIQRYDFLAMPVVDREQRLVGIVTVDDAADIMEQETTEDIYTMGGIQSGTDDYFQSSLITVARRRVLWLLVLLLTNTGTTAVIHSQEELLTQVVALSSFIPLLIGTGGNVGAQSSTVVIRSLNVETMRPGRAFWVIRREAMAGAVLGLMLGAIVILWAFVLQGNLAVAITVGLSLVAISILASVAGSALPFLFRTLGFDPALMSAPFITTAVDVLGVLIYFAIARAMLQVL, from the coding sequence TTGGCAGAGAATACGCAAAATTTACAGATCCAGAGCATCTCTCGCAGGGAACTGCGGGAACTGGTGAGATCGCAACTCCTGATGCTTCTAGAGCGCAATAACCTGGAGGGGGCCAAAGCGCTATTGGTTCCCGTCCAGCCTGCCGACATCGCTGAAGCCATTGAAGAATTACCAGAAGCGATGCAGGCGATTGCCTTTCGCCTGCTGCCCAAAGATGAAGCCATTGAGGTCTATGAGAACCTCAATTCTGCTGTACAGCAGGCGCTGATCGAAGACTTCAAACGTCAGGATGTCTTGGACATTGTCGATAAAATGTCGCCTGACGATCGAGTACGGCTCTTTGATGAACTTCCGGCGAAAATTGTCACCCGTATCCAGGAGCAGTTGAGCCCCATGGAGCGGCAGGCCACCGCGCTGCTGTTGGGCTACGAAGCCGATACTGCTGGGCGGATTATGACGCCGGAGTACGTCTCACTCAAGGAAAATATCACGGTTTTTCAAGCGCTAGACCGCATTCGACAGCTAGCCCGGTTCACGGAGACCGTCTATTACCTCTACGTCACGGATACCGCGCGTCACTTAACTGGCACCCTGTCCCTGCGAGAGCTGGTAACAGCCACGCCTGAACAAAAAGTTGCAGACATCATGACCCGCGACGCCGTATTTGTCAGCACTGACACGGATCAAGAAGAAGTGGCCCGCACGATTCAACGCTATGACTTTTTGGCGATGCCGGTGGTGGATCGAGAGCAGCGTTTGGTGGGCATCGTCACGGTGGATGACGCCGCTGACATTATGGAGCAGGAAACCACCGAAGACATCTACACGATGGGTGGGATCCAGTCCGGCACCGACGATTACTTTCAAAGCAGCCTGATCACGGTGGCCCGCAGGCGAGTTCTGTGGCTGCTGGTCCTGCTGCTGACCAACACGGGCACAACGGCAGTCATCCACAGTCAAGAAGAGCTGCTAACGCAGGTGGTAGCCCTCTCCAGCTTCATTCCGCTCCTGATCGGAACTGGGGGAAACGTGGGTGCTCAGTCTTCAACGGTGGTGATTCGCAGCCTCAACGTTGAGACAATGAGACCTGGACGGGCCTTTTGGGTGATCCGGCGAGAGGCGATGGCCGGGGCCGTGCTGGGGCTTATGCTGGGGGCAATCGTGATTTTGTGGGCCTTTGTCCTACAGGGGAATTTAGCCGTGGCTATCACCGTGGGTTTGAGCTTAGTCGCGATCTCGATCCTTGCTTCGGTAGCCGGCTCCGCCCTCCCGTTTCTATTTCGGACGCTAGGCTTTGATCCCGCCTTGATGTCAGCCCCTTTTATCACAACGGCGGTGGATGTTCTCGGTGTGTTGATATACTTTGCGATCGCACGCGCTATGCTACAAGTTCTGTAG